From a region of the Gossypium raimondii isolate GPD5lz chromosome 10, ASM2569854v1, whole genome shotgun sequence genome:
- the LOC105775301 gene encoding LOW QUALITY PROTEIN: 40S ribosomal protein S5 (The sequence of the model RefSeq protein was modified relative to this genomic sequence to represent the inferred CDS: inserted 4 bases in 4 codons; substituted 2 bases at 2 genomic stop codons), translating to MALYNLSYVLHTFGRYSIKRFRKAQCPIVERLTNSLMMHGXNNGKKLMXVEIVKHAMEIIYLXXSNPIQVIVDAIINNGPREDATRIGSAGVVRRQXVDISPLRRVNQAIYLLTTGNRESAFXNIKTIAECLVMSLLTQRKGSSNSYAIKKKDEIERVAKANR from the exons ATGGCTT TGTATAATCTATCATATGTTTTACACACCTTTGGGAGGTACTCGATTAAGCGTTTTAGAAAGGCTCAATGCCCCATTGTTGAGAGGCTTACAAACTCATTGATGATGCATG CAAACAATGGAAAGAAACTTA GCGTCGAGATTGTGAAGCATGCTATGGAAATTATTTATCTCTGATGATCGAACCCAATTCAAGTCATTGTTGATGCCATTAT taacaATGGACCTCGTGAAGATGCTACTCGTATTGGTTCTGCTGGTGTTGTGAGGCGTC TTGTTGATATTTCTCCTCTTCGTCGAGTGAATCAGGCCATCTATCTCCTCACCACCGGTAATCGTGAGTCTGCAT GAAACATTAAAACTATCGCTGAATGTTTGGTGATGAGCTTATTAACGCAAAGAAAAGGATCATCTAA CAGCTATGCCATCAAGAAGAAGGACGAAATCGAGAGAGTTGCCAAGGCCAATCGTTGA
- the LOC105775300 gene encoding uncharacterized protein LOC105775300 translates to MDGFRDILEELSLVDVKTGNGWFTWSNNREGANHVKERLDRFLVSEDLIENLPFISTNVVRQSKSDHEEILLNTHDNKPIDKGSDYRTCFKYDVCWAKDQEARDLISRVWNDNKCHTLTKMNNIREKLGPWQYQKYRRMKYKINELEKKIDTIFDGTSSDGSLNLLKEARGQLGQLYDEEERYWAQRARNQWLRKGDRNTRYFHVRLRAERRKIESISLKTSKVCGTVTRMRFARSYGIISMIFSKPHAGGGGRSTLRSGMYLRQHELFLK, encoded by the coding sequence ATGGATGGTTTTCGTGATATTCTGGAGGAATTGTCTCTGGTTGATGTCAAAACTGGAAATGGTTGGTTCACGTGGTCTAATAACAGGGAGGGTGCCAACCACGTTAAAGAAAGGCTGGATAGGTTCCTGGTTTCGGAGGACTTGATCGAAAATTTACCTTTCATTTCTACTAATGTGGTTCGCCAGTCCAAGTCTGACCATGAGGAGATCTTGTTAAACACTCACGATAATAAACCGATTGATAAGGGGAGCGACTACAGAACTTGTTTTAAGTATGATGTTTGCTGGGCTAAGGATCAGGAGGCTAGGGATCTCATTAGTCGGGTTTGGAATGACAATAAATGTCATACTCTGACTAAGATGAATAATATTCGGGAGAAGCTGGGTCCGTGGCAGTACCAAAAGTATAGAAGAATGAAGTATAAGATAAATGAACTGGAAAAGAAGATTGATACAATATTTGATGGCACTAGTAGTGATGGTTCGTTGAATCTCCTGAAGGAAGCTCGGGGTCAGCTGGGGCAATTGTATGACGAGGAAGAAAGATACTGGGCTCAGAGGGCTCGTAACCAGTGGCTTAGAAAAGGTGATAGGAACACTCGCTACTTTCATGTACGGCTACGGGccgaaagaagaaaaatagaatcgATAAGCTTAAAGACAAGCAAGGTCTGTGGCACAGTGACAAGAATGAGATTTGCCAGGTCGTATGGAATTATTTCAATGATCTTTTCAAAACCTCATGCCGGGGGAGGAGGTCGATCTACACTTCGTTCTGGAATGTATCTCCGACAACACGAATTGTTTCTTAAATAG